A window from Herpetosiphon gulosus encodes these proteins:
- a CDS encoding cytochrome P450, producing the protein MLQQQPPGPTPRFPNLLMRFRRNPLLFLTQAAREYGDVVRLKFGPRELILLNHPDDIQAMFVTNQKILAKSVVLQRSKRLLGNGLLTSEGEQHMRQRRLVQPAFHRKRIAGYAEVMAGYAAEMREQWQPNQVFDVHAEMMRLTLRIVAKTLFDADVERDAQAVGEALEHLLNRFNVMILPFAELIERLPLASNRRVQASIHYLDQLMFRVIEERRRDQRDHGDLLSMLLLAQDTEGDGTGMDNQQVRDEAITLFLAGHETTANALSWTWYLLSQHPAIAERWYRELDEVLAGRVPTMDDVQNLSYTRMILAESIRMYPPAWIIGREALAEYQVGDYVFPAGIGLTVSPFVVHHDERWYPNAYQFNPERWTAEQIAQRPKWSYIPFGGGSRICIGEQFAWMEGILLLATLGQRWRLKLVPEHPVALQPVITLRPRHGIKMVAVAR; encoded by the coding sequence ATGCTACAGCAGCAACCACCTGGGCCAACCCCACGCTTTCCCAATTTATTGATGCGGTTTCGGCGTAATCCTTTGCTTTTTTTAACCCAAGCCGCACGTGAATATGGCGATGTGGTGCGTTTGAAATTTGGGCCACGCGAATTAATTTTATTAAATCATCCTGATGATATTCAGGCCATGTTCGTGACCAATCAGAAGATTTTGGCCAAAAGTGTGGTGTTGCAACGCTCCAAACGATTATTGGGCAATGGCTTGTTGACCAGCGAAGGCGAGCAACACATGCGCCAGCGCCGTTTGGTGCAGCCCGCTTTTCATCGCAAACGGATCGCGGGTTACGCTGAGGTAATGGCAGGCTATGCCGCCGAAATGCGCGAACAATGGCAACCAAACCAAGTCTTTGATGTCCATGCTGAGATGATGCGCCTAACCTTGCGCATTGTGGCTAAAACCTTGTTCGATGCTGATGTTGAGCGCGATGCCCAGGCGGTTGGCGAAGCGCTTGAACATTTGCTCAATCGCTTTAATGTGATGATTTTGCCCTTTGCTGAGTTGATCGAACGCTTGCCACTTGCCTCAAATCGGCGGGTTCAAGCCAGCATTCACTATCTCGATCAATTGATGTTTCGGGTGATCGAAGAACGTCGCCGCGACCAACGTGACCATGGTGATTTGCTCTCGATGCTGCTCTTGGCTCAAGATACCGAGGGCGATGGCACGGGGATGGATAATCAACAAGTGCGCGATGAAGCAATTACGCTGTTTTTGGCTGGCCATGAAACTACTGCAAATGCCCTAAGTTGGACATGGTACTTGCTCAGTCAACATCCTGCGATTGCTGAACGTTGGTATCGCGAACTCGACGAGGTGCTGGCAGGGCGGGTTCCAACCATGGATGATGTTCAAAACTTGAGCTATACCCGCATGATTTTGGCCGAATCGATTCGTATGTATCCACCAGCTTGGATTATAGGGCGTGAAGCGTTGGCCGAATATCAGGTTGGCGATTACGTTTTTCCCGCTGGGATTGGCCTGACCGTTTCGCCGTTTGTGGTGCATCATGATGAACGTTGGTATCCCAATGCCTACCAATTTAACCCCGAACGTTGGACAGCTGAACAAATTGCCCAACGCCCGAAGTGGAGCTACATTCCGTTTGGTGGTGGCTCACGGATTTGCATTGGTGAGCAATTTGCTTGGATGGAAGGCATTTTATTGCTGGCAACACTTGGTCAGCGCTGGCGCTTAAAGCTTGTGCCTGAGCATCCGGTGGCTTTGCAACCAGTAATTACCCTACGGCCACGCCATGGAATCAAGATGGTCGCGGTTGCCCGTTAA
- a CDS encoding Gfo/Idh/MocA family oxidoreductase, whose protein sequence is MQQLKWGLLGTGWIAEQFANALADLPNAQRWSVLSRNQASAESFAQTHQFAHAYSDQAAFLADPELDVVIIGSPHPRHAEQTIACLNAGKHVLCEKPMGINSQQVEAMIAAAQANQRFLMEAMWMWFHPSTIKAKQLIEAGAIGKPHLFHADFSVHFPFDPSHRMYDPALGGGALLDIGIYPLALALYLFGAPTSVYGQAQIGQTGVDEQESIILEYGDDRQANCVASVRAAGPCEATVTGSSGYIRFQRNFWHSQQLVVQSNGQPTETLDLPFIGNGYVTEVAHVAECIQAGLIESPIVTWEASRSLINTMDQLRQSWGITYPDER, encoded by the coding sequence ATGCAACAACTAAAATGGGGGCTGCTCGGAACAGGCTGGATCGCTGAACAATTTGCCAACGCCTTAGCCGATTTGCCGAATGCCCAACGTTGGAGCGTGCTTTCGCGCAATCAGGCCTCGGCTGAAAGCTTCGCCCAAACCCATCAATTTGCCCATGCCTATAGCGATCAGGCAGCCTTTTTGGCTGACCCCGAGTTAGATGTGGTGATTATTGGCTCGCCACACCCACGCCATGCTGAGCAAACCATCGCCTGCTTGAATGCTGGCAAACATGTACTGTGCGAAAAACCAATGGGCATCAACAGCCAACAAGTTGAAGCGATGATCGCCGCAGCCCAAGCCAACCAACGCTTTTTGATGGAAGCCATGTGGATGTGGTTTCACCCCAGCACAATCAAAGCCAAACAATTAATTGAAGCCGGGGCAATTGGCAAACCACACCTGTTCCACGCTGATTTCAGCGTGCACTTCCCATTTGATCCAAGCCATCGGATGTATGATCCGGCGCTTGGTGGTGGAGCGCTGCTCGATATCGGAATTTACCCATTGGCCTTAGCCTTGTATTTGTTTGGCGCACCAACCAGTGTTTATGGTCAAGCCCAAATTGGGCAAACTGGGGTCGATGAACAAGAAAGCATCATTTTGGAATATGGCGATGATCGCCAAGCCAACTGTGTTGCCAGCGTGCGAGCGGCGGGGCCATGCGAAGCGACGGTCACAGGCAGCAGTGGCTATATTCGCTTTCAACGCAATTTTTGGCACTCTCAACAATTAGTCGTGCAAAGCAACGGCCAACCAACTGAAACCCTCGATCTGCCATTTATCGGCAATGGCTATGTTACCGAAGTAGCCCATGTGGCCGAATGTATTCAAGCAGGTTTAATCGAAAGCCCGATCGTCACGTGGGAAGCCTCGCGCAGCCTGATCAATACAATGGATCAATTGCGTCAAAGCTGGGGCATAACCTACCCCGACGAGCGTTAG